In Primulina huaijiensis isolate GDHJ02 chromosome 4, ASM1229523v2, whole genome shotgun sequence, a genomic segment contains:
- the LOC140975853 gene encoding uncharacterized protein, translating to MPGIPKYQESYKNSKSTRSLLPLPPAGNSVSAAAATKNDPFLVALMECSKDDHGTDLGHFWKGSSKNFITRTLSDRFGFISMYGSCKRGCAVSESIVYLPRSARSST from the coding sequence ATGCCCGGAATCCCCAAGTACCAAGAATCCTACAAGAATTCGAAATCAACAAGGAGCCTCCTCCCTCTCCCTCCGGCCgggaactccgtctccgccgccgccgccacgAAGAATGATCCATTTCTCGTGGCTCTAATGGAATGTTCCAAGGATGATCATGGCACAGATTTGGGCCATTTCTGGAAGGGAAGCTCCAAGAATTTCATTACAAGGACTCTGAGCGACAGGTTTGGATTCATAAGCATGTATGGCTCTTGCAAGAGAGGCTGCGCCGTGTCGGAATCCATTGTTTATCTGCCCAGATCAGCACGATCCAGTACTTGA